One Brassica napus cultivar Da-Ae chromosome A5, Da-Ae, whole genome shotgun sequence DNA window includes the following coding sequences:
- the LOC106403073 gene encoding pentatricopeptide repeat-containing protein At3g15590, mitochondrial-like, with amino-acid sequence MYSISKILRRSSRFSLALSSFGAVSKLEIPTGTKESVFRASGLNFSNQSQGLVRRYSVRDVFSRFIGINKLSSVADVKGDEEEKEAFPVSRDVAEGVEDDSVFDSELGSDSEACDDDLEVEVEHSNKGKAKKTRGRCELYDSIVAYKSVKHVLEQWVKEGKDLSQAEVSLAVHNLRKRRSYAMCLQLWEWLRANTQFEFTEANYASQLDLVAKVHSLQKAEAFLNDIPESSRGEVVYRTLLANCVLKLHVKRAEDLFNKMRELKFPTSVFACNQLLLLYSKHDRKKIPDVLLLMEKENIKPTRGTYQFLINSKGLSGDIAGMEKLVETMKEEGIKLDPEIQAAVARYYIRAGRKERAEEVMKEIEGEGLDQAPWVCRSLLPLYAEIGDKENVRRLSRFVEQALRYDNSIAAIKAWGKLKEIEEAEAVFDKLVEKYKLVPMLPYFSLMEIYTENKMLTKGKNLVKRIASAGVKIGPSTWHALVKLYIKAGEVGKAEMILNKATKDNKMRPLFISYMVILEEYAKRGNVHNAEKVFMRMKRAGYAAQLMQYETVLLAYVNAKTPAYGMNERMKVDNVFPNKSLAAKLAHVDPFRKSPVSALLDE; translated from the exons ATGTATTCGATTTCGAAGATCCTGCGAAG GAGTTCAAGATTTAGTCTTGCGCTTTCTTCGTTTGGTGCTGTTAGTAAGCTAGAGATACCAACTGGTACCAAAGAAAGTGTTTTCAGAGCATCTGGATTGAATTTTAGCAACCAATCACAAGGTTTAGTCAGACGCTATTCCGTTAGAGATGTGTTCTCACGCTTCATTGGCATCAACAAGCTCTCCTCTGTAGCTGATGttaaaggagatgaggaagagaAGGAGGCCTTTCCTGTTTCTAGGGATGTAGCAGAGGGAGTTGAAGATGATTCTGTATTCGATTCTGAGCTTGGTAGTGACTCAGAAGCGTGTGATGATGATCTTGAAGTTGAAGTGGAGCATTCAAACAAGGGGAAAGCTAAAAAGACCAGAGGACGATGTGAGCTGTATGACTCCATTGTTGCGTATAAATCAGTGAAGCATGTTCTTGAACAGTGGGTTAAAGAAGGCAAAGATTTGAGTCAAGCAGAGGTTTCTCTCGCTGTTCACAACCTGCGTAAACGCAGATCCTACGCTATGTGTTTGCAGCTGTGGGAGTGGCTGCGAGCTAACACACAGTTCGAGTTCACAGAAGCAAACTACGCCTCTCAGTTGGATTTGGTGGCTAAGGTGCATAGTTTGCAAAAAGCTGAAGCCTTTCTGAATGATATTCCAGAATCTTCCAGAGGGGAAGTAGTCTACAGAACGCTGCTTGCAAACTGTGTCCTTAAGCTCCACGTGAAAAGAGCGGAAGACCTTTTCAACAAAATGAGAGAACTCAAGTTCCCAACGAGCGTGTTCGCTtgcaaccagctgcttctcctCTACAGCAAGCACGACAGGAAGAAGATACCTGATGTTTTGCTACTCATGGAGAAAGAAAACATCAAGCCCACTCGCGGAACCTATCAGTTCCTAATCAACAGTAAAGGTTTATCCGGGGACATAGCTGGAATGGAGAAGCTAGTGGAGACGATGAAGGAGGAAGGCATTAAGCTAGATCCTGAGATACAAGCTGCAGTGGCTAGGTACTACATAAGAGCGGGGCGTAAAGAGCGAGCAGAGGAAGTTATGAAGGAGATTGAAGGGGAAGGACTGGACCAAGCTCCATGGGTGTGCCGTTCGTTGCTCCCTCTTTACGCAGAGATAGGAGACAAGGAGAACGTGAGAAGGCTGAGTAGGTTCGTTGAACAAGCGTTGAGGTATGATAATAGTATCGCTGCTATCAAAGCGTGGGGAAAGCTGAAGGAGATCGAGGAAGCAGAGGCGGTGTTTGATAAACTCGTGGAGAAGTACAAACTCGTCCCCATGCTGCCGTACTTTTCTCTCATGGAGATATACACTGAGAACAAGATGCTGACGAAAGGCAAAAACCTTGTCAAAAGAATTGCTAGTGCAGGGGTCAAGATCGGCCCTTCGACATGGCACGCGCTTGTGAAGCTTTACATCAAAGCAGGGGAAGTTGGAAAAGCTGAGATGATATTGAACAAAGCGACGAAGGATAACAAGATGAGACCGTTGTTTATTTCTTACATGGTGATACTCGAGGAGTACGCGAAGAGAGGGAATGTTCATAACGCGGAGAAGGTTTTCATGAGGATGAAGAGGGCAGGGTATGCAGCTCAGCTAATGCAGTATGAGACTGTGCTTTTGGCTTATGTGAATGCTAAAACGCCTGCTTATGGGATGAATGAGAGGATGAAGGTGGATAATGTGTTCCCGAACAAGAGTCTTGCTGCGAAGCTTGCTCATGTTGATCCGTTTAGAAAGAGTCCAGTGTCTGCTTTACTTGACGAGTGA
- the LOC106405558 gene encoding protein ANTI-SILENCING 1 isoform X2: protein MLQPKSNRGEEQHPDFKWGDKKAVGRTDKSVSFYESFTFEDIEYRLFDCAYFQIHGQCETSIGKLIRMYETSSGEKKVKVLWFFRPMDIRSYLRDYVPQWDELFLACGDDPGVYNINDVDTILGKCSVVCLSDDRRNPLPTRRELRDARYVFSRTFDTKRKIISADFADAIAGIRVEKFFNQRIDTDPLKRPNSSADPVKSFRSESRLEKNYDRDGKLTCRTSPVKKEMSADRVHVKKYPPVNTDITSRGLKTKTAPLGSPLRSGSSGDHKPAKRRKLVLNTPDSDCFPEPGEKKVTKNPPLVDKAPSQTSVIADITSRGLKTKTTPLGSPLGSVSSGDHKPSKTRKLVLNTPDSDCFPEPGEKKLTKNPPIVDKAPSQTIGRSSWYKRLNFEEELKRAIETERLVLFENLEPSYTSIEVENLCRQALKERVDAKMIPASLVSNPHIGRALVIFYTKKAADNAISRLTRECLMLDDQRPLVGSRDFPKEVGECGSFTGHQRLVDRALMSISKVREMPFLQHTARSQTTLYTSWRWNGKPCMQSQKGSGRGY, encoded by the exons ATGTTGCAACCAAAGAGTAACCGTGGAGAAGAGCAACACCCTGACTTCAAGTGGGGAGATAAGAAAGCTGTGGGACGGACCGATAAAAGCGTTAGCTTTTACGAATCCTTTACCTTTGAGGACATCGAGTACCGTCTCTTCGACTGTGCTTACTTTCAGATCCATGGTCAGTGCGAGACCTCTATCGGGAAGCTTATCAGGATGTATGAGACTTCATCAGGCGAGAAGAAAGTCAAGGTCCTTTGGTTTTTCCGACCTATGGACATCCGCAGCTACTTGAGAGATTATGTGCCGCAGTGGGATGAGCTGTTTCTCGCTTGTGGTGATGACCCTGGGGTTTACAATATCAACGATGTG GATACGATCTTGGGGAAGTGCAGTGTTGTATGCTTATCAGATGACAGAAGGAACCCATTACCAACAAGAAGGGAGTTGAGGGATGCTCGCTATGTTTTCTCCCGCACCTTCGATACAAAACGGAAGATTATATCAGCGGACTTTGCAGATGCAATAGCTGGAATTAGAG TTGAGAAGTTCTTCAACCAGAGAATAGATACGGACCCTCTAAAACGCCCAAACTCAAGCGCAGATCCGGTGAAATCTTTTCGTTCAGAGTCGCGGTTGGAGAAAAACTACGACAGAGATGGAAAGCTGACGTGTAGAACAAGCCCAGTAAAGAAAG AAATGTCGGCTGATCGTGTACATGTGAAGAAATACCCTCCTGTCAATACTGATATTACGTCAAGGGGTCTGAAAACCAAAACCGCACCATTGGGGAGTCCACTTCGCTCAGGTTCATCGGGTGATCACAAACCTGCTAAAAGGAGGAAGCTTGTACTCAATACTCCAGATTCAGATTGTTTCCCTGAACCAGGAGAGAAGAAAGTCACCAAAAATCCGCCTCTTGTAGATAAAGCTCCAAGTCAGACAAGTGTAATTGCTGATATTACGTCAAGAGGTCTGAAAACCAAAACCACACCATTGGGGAGTCCACTTGGCTCAGTTTCATCAGGTGATCACAAACCTTCTAAAACGAGGAAGCTTGTACTCAATACTCCAGATTCAGATTGCTTCCCTGAACCTGGAGAGAAGAAACTCACCAAAAATCCGCCTATTGTAGACAAAGCTCCAAGTCAGACAATT GGTAGAAGCAGCTGGTACAAGAGACTA AATTTTGAGGAGGAACTAAAAAGAGCTATtgaaacagaaaggttggtctTGTTTGAAAACCTGGAACCATCATACACATCGATTGAGGTGGAG AATCTTTGTAGGCAAGCTCTCAAGGAACGAGTTGATGCAAAGATGATCCCAGCAAGTCTTGTTTCCAATCCACATATTG GGAGAGCTCTCGTGATTTTTTACACCAAAAAGGCAGCTGATAATGCTATATCCCGGTTAACCAGAGAGTGCCTGATGTTAGATGACCAGAG GCCTCTAGTGGGTAGCAGagatttcccaaaggaagtcgGAGAATGTGGAAGCTTTACTGGACATCAGAGGCTGGTGGATAGGGCTCTGATGTCGATTTCTAAAGTAAG agAAATGCCGTTTCTACAGCACACTGCACGCAGCCAAACCACATTGTACACGAGCTGGCGGTGGAATGGAAAGCCCTGCATGCAAAGTCAGAAGGGAAGTGGAAGAGGTTACTAG
- the LOC106405558 gene encoding protein ANTI-SILENCING 1 isoform X1 encodes MLQPKSNRGEEQHPDFKWGDKKAVGRTDKSVSFYESFTFEDIEYRLFDCAYFQIHGQCETSIGKLIRMYETSSGEKKVKVLWFFRPMDIRSYLRDYVPQWDELFLACGDDPGVYNINDVDTILGKCSVVCLSDDRRNPLPTRRELRDARYVFSRTFDTKRKIISADFADAIAGIRVEKFFNQRIDTDPLKRPNSSADPVKSFRSESRLEKNYDRDGKLTCRTSPVKKEMSADRVHVKKYPPVNTDITSRGLKTKTAPLGSPLRSGSSGDHKPAKRRKLVLNTPDSDCFPEPGEKKVTKNPPLVDKAPSQTSVIADITSRGLKTKTTPLGSPLGSVSSGDHKPSKTRKLVLNTPDSDCFPEPGEKKLTKNPPIVDKAPSQTIGRSSWYKRLNFEEELKRAIETERLVLFENLEPSYTSIEVENLCRQALKERVDAKMIPASLVSNPHIGRALVIFYTKKAADNAISRLTRECLMLDDQRPLVGSRDFPKEVGECGSFTGHQRLVDRALMSISKRNAVSTAHCTQPNHIVHELAVEWKALHAKSEGKWKRLLEEQAKEINIIFTRKTPKNVRG; translated from the exons ATGTTGCAACCAAAGAGTAACCGTGGAGAAGAGCAACACCCTGACTTCAAGTGGGGAGATAAGAAAGCTGTGGGACGGACCGATAAAAGCGTTAGCTTTTACGAATCCTTTACCTTTGAGGACATCGAGTACCGTCTCTTCGACTGTGCTTACTTTCAGATCCATGGTCAGTGCGAGACCTCTATCGGGAAGCTTATCAGGATGTATGAGACTTCATCAGGCGAGAAGAAAGTCAAGGTCCTTTGGTTTTTCCGACCTATGGACATCCGCAGCTACTTGAGAGATTATGTGCCGCAGTGGGATGAGCTGTTTCTCGCTTGTGGTGATGACCCTGGGGTTTACAATATCAACGATGTG GATACGATCTTGGGGAAGTGCAGTGTTGTATGCTTATCAGATGACAGAAGGAACCCATTACCAACAAGAAGGGAGTTGAGGGATGCTCGCTATGTTTTCTCCCGCACCTTCGATACAAAACGGAAGATTATATCAGCGGACTTTGCAGATGCAATAGCTGGAATTAGAG TTGAGAAGTTCTTCAACCAGAGAATAGATACGGACCCTCTAAAACGCCCAAACTCAAGCGCAGATCCGGTGAAATCTTTTCGTTCAGAGTCGCGGTTGGAGAAAAACTACGACAGAGATGGAAAGCTGACGTGTAGAACAAGCCCAGTAAAGAAAG AAATGTCGGCTGATCGTGTACATGTGAAGAAATACCCTCCTGTCAATACTGATATTACGTCAAGGGGTCTGAAAACCAAAACCGCACCATTGGGGAGTCCACTTCGCTCAGGTTCATCGGGTGATCACAAACCTGCTAAAAGGAGGAAGCTTGTACTCAATACTCCAGATTCAGATTGTTTCCCTGAACCAGGAGAGAAGAAAGTCACCAAAAATCCGCCTCTTGTAGATAAAGCTCCAAGTCAGACAAGTGTAATTGCTGATATTACGTCAAGAGGTCTGAAAACCAAAACCACACCATTGGGGAGTCCACTTGGCTCAGTTTCATCAGGTGATCACAAACCTTCTAAAACGAGGAAGCTTGTACTCAATACTCCAGATTCAGATTGCTTCCCTGAACCTGGAGAGAAGAAACTCACCAAAAATCCGCCTATTGTAGACAAAGCTCCAAGTCAGACAATT GGTAGAAGCAGCTGGTACAAGAGACTA AATTTTGAGGAGGAACTAAAAAGAGCTATtgaaacagaaaggttggtctTGTTTGAAAACCTGGAACCATCATACACATCGATTGAGGTGGAG AATCTTTGTAGGCAAGCTCTCAAGGAACGAGTTGATGCAAAGATGATCCCAGCAAGTCTTGTTTCCAATCCACATATTG GGAGAGCTCTCGTGATTTTTTACACCAAAAAGGCAGCTGATAATGCTATATCCCGGTTAACCAGAGAGTGCCTGATGTTAGATGACCAGAG GCCTCTAGTGGGTAGCAGagatttcccaaaggaagtcgGAGAATGTGGAAGCTTTACTGGACATCAGAGGCTGGTGGATAGGGCTCTGATGTCGATTTCTAAA agAAATGCCGTTTCTACAGCACACTGCACGCAGCCAAACCACATTGTACACGAGCTGGCGGTGGAATGGAAAGCCCTGCATGCAAAGTCAGAAGGGAAGTGGAAGAGGTTACTAGAG GAACAAGCGAAGGAAATTAACATCATCTTCACAAGAAAAACCCCTAAAAACGTCAGAGGATAG
- the LOC106404501 gene encoding autophagy-related protein 8i produces the protein MKSFKEELTLDERLAESREIIAKYPTRIPVIAEKYSKTDLPAIEKKKFLVPRDMSVGQFIYILSARLHLSPGKALFVFVNNTLPQTAALMDSIYETYKDEDGFVYMCYSSEKTFG, from the exons ATGAAATCATTCAAGGAAGAATTGACGTTGG ATGAAAGGCTCGCGGAATCGAGGGAGATCATCGCCAAGTACCCTACTCGGATTCCT GTAATTGCTGAGAAGTATTCTAAAACCGATCTGCCTGCAATCGAGAAAAAGAA GTTTCTGGTTCCACGAGATATGTCGGTTGGACAATTCATCTACATCTTGAGTGCTAGATTACACTTGTCTCCTGGTAAAGCCTTATTCGTCTTCGTCAACAACACTCTCCCTCAAACTG CTGCTCTGATGGATTCCATCTACGAGACTTACAAAGACGAAGATGGATTCGTTTACATGTGCTACAGCAGTGAGAAAACCTTTGGTTGA
- the LOC111198230 gene encoding cytochrome c oxidase subunit 5b-1, mitochondrial-like isoform X1: protein MRNLASSSSSSSVIPRCFSSESVETIAKKKVEDVMPIAIGHEKEEIEAELEGRRLLDIDFPEGPFGTKEAPAIVKSYYDKRIVGCLGEDEHDVVWFWLEKGKSFQCPVCTQYFELEVVGPGGPPDGHGDEDDEHHH, encoded by the exons ATGCGTAAtctcgcttcttcttcttcttcttcttccgtcatccCTCGCTGTTTCAGCTCCGAATCAG TAGAGACAATAGCGAAGAAGAAGGTGGAGGATGTTATGCCCATTGCAATTGGGCACGAAAAGGAGGAGATTGAAGCTGAACTTGAG GGGAGGAGGCTGCTTGACATTGACTTCCCCGAAGGTCCTTTTGGAACTAAG GAAGCTCCTGCTATAGTAAAGTCCTACTATGACAAGCGTATTGTGGGATGCCTTGGTG AGGATGAACACGACGTTGTGTGGTTCTGGCTGGAGAAAGGAAAGTCTTTTCAATGCCCGGTTTGCACACAGTACTTTGAG CTAGAAGTGGTTGGTCCAGGTGGTCCTCCTGATGGTCACGGTGATGAAGACGATGAGCATCACCACTGA
- the LOC106406037 gene encoding cytochrome c oxidase subunit 5b-1, mitochondrial has product MWRRIVSSGLKTLASDVAAASPRRSVATTAVRPLRFYLASNPASSSVISRHFSSESVETVGKKKVEDVMPIATGHEKEELEAELEGRRLLDIDFPEGPFGTKEAPAIVKSYYDKRIVGCPGGEGEDEHDVVWFWLEKGKSFECPVCTQYFELEVVGPGGPPDGHGDEDDEHHH; this is encoded by the exons ATGTGGAGAAGAATCGTCTCCTCTGGACTCAAAACCCTAGCCTCCGATGTCGCCGCTGCTTCTCCTCGTCGATCCGTAGCCACCACCGCCGTGAGACCCTTGAGGTTCTATCTCGCATCCAATCCCGCTTCTTCTTCCGTTATCTCTCGTCATTTCAGCTCCGAATCAG TGGAGACCgttgggaagaagaaggtgGAGGATGTTATGCCCATTGCTACTGGACATGAAAAGGAGGAGCTTGAAGCGGAACTTGAG GGGAGGAGGCTGCTTGACATTGATTTCCCTGAAGGTCCTTTTGGAACTAAG GAAGCTCCTGCTATCGTAAAGTCCTACTATGACAAGCGAATTGTGGGATGCCCTGGTGGTGAAGGCG AGGATGAACACGATGTTGTGTGGTTCTGGCTGGAGAAAGGAAAGTCTTTTGAATGCCCCGTTTGCACTCAGTACTTTGAG CTGGAAGTGGTTGGTCCAGGTGGACCTCCCGATGGTCACGGTGATGAAGACGATGAGCACCACCACTGA
- the LOC106405558 gene encoding protein ANTI-SILENCING 1 isoform X3, which translates to MLQPKSNRGEEQHPDFKWGDKKAVGRTDKSVSFYESFTFEDIEYRLFDCAYFQIHGQCETSIGKLIRMYETSSGEKKVKVLWFFRPMDIRSYLRDYVPQWDELFLACGDDPGVYNINDVDTILGKCSVVCLSDDRRNPLPTRRELRDARYVFSRTFDTKRKIISADFADAIAGIRVEKFFNQRIDTDPLKRPNSSADPVKSFRSESRLEKNYDRDGKLTCRTSPVKKEMSADRVHVKKYPPVNTDITSRGLKTKTAPLGSPLRSGSSGDHKPAKRRKLVLNTPDSDCFPEPGEKKVTKNPPLVDKAPSQTSVIADITSRGLKTKTTPLGSPLGSVSSGDHKPSKTRKLVLNTPDSDCFPEPGEKKLTKNPPIVDKAPSQTIGRSSWYKRLNLCRQALKERVDAKMIPASLVSNPHIGRALVIFYTKKAADNAISRLTRECLMLDDQRPLVGSRDFPKEVGECGSFTGHQRLVDRALMSISKRNAVSTAHCTQPNHIVHELAVEWKALHAKSEGKWKRLLEEQAKEINIIFTRKTPKNVRG; encoded by the exons ATGTTGCAACCAAAGAGTAACCGTGGAGAAGAGCAACACCCTGACTTCAAGTGGGGAGATAAGAAAGCTGTGGGACGGACCGATAAAAGCGTTAGCTTTTACGAATCCTTTACCTTTGAGGACATCGAGTACCGTCTCTTCGACTGTGCTTACTTTCAGATCCATGGTCAGTGCGAGACCTCTATCGGGAAGCTTATCAGGATGTATGAGACTTCATCAGGCGAGAAGAAAGTCAAGGTCCTTTGGTTTTTCCGACCTATGGACATCCGCAGCTACTTGAGAGATTATGTGCCGCAGTGGGATGAGCTGTTTCTCGCTTGTGGTGATGACCCTGGGGTTTACAATATCAACGATGTG GATACGATCTTGGGGAAGTGCAGTGTTGTATGCTTATCAGATGACAGAAGGAACCCATTACCAACAAGAAGGGAGTTGAGGGATGCTCGCTATGTTTTCTCCCGCACCTTCGATACAAAACGGAAGATTATATCAGCGGACTTTGCAGATGCAATAGCTGGAATTAGAG TTGAGAAGTTCTTCAACCAGAGAATAGATACGGACCCTCTAAAACGCCCAAACTCAAGCGCAGATCCGGTGAAATCTTTTCGTTCAGAGTCGCGGTTGGAGAAAAACTACGACAGAGATGGAAAGCTGACGTGTAGAACAAGCCCAGTAAAGAAAG AAATGTCGGCTGATCGTGTACATGTGAAGAAATACCCTCCTGTCAATACTGATATTACGTCAAGGGGTCTGAAAACCAAAACCGCACCATTGGGGAGTCCACTTCGCTCAGGTTCATCGGGTGATCACAAACCTGCTAAAAGGAGGAAGCTTGTACTCAATACTCCAGATTCAGATTGTTTCCCTGAACCAGGAGAGAAGAAAGTCACCAAAAATCCGCCTCTTGTAGATAAAGCTCCAAGTCAGACAAGTGTAATTGCTGATATTACGTCAAGAGGTCTGAAAACCAAAACCACACCATTGGGGAGTCCACTTGGCTCAGTTTCATCAGGTGATCACAAACCTTCTAAAACGAGGAAGCTTGTACTCAATACTCCAGATTCAGATTGCTTCCCTGAACCTGGAGAGAAGAAACTCACCAAAAATCCGCCTATTGTAGACAAAGCTCCAAGTCAGACAATT GGTAGAAGCAGCTGGTACAAGAGACTA AATCTTTGTAGGCAAGCTCTCAAGGAACGAGTTGATGCAAAGATGATCCCAGCAAGTCTTGTTTCCAATCCACATATTG GGAGAGCTCTCGTGATTTTTTACACCAAAAAGGCAGCTGATAATGCTATATCCCGGTTAACCAGAGAGTGCCTGATGTTAGATGACCAGAG GCCTCTAGTGGGTAGCAGagatttcccaaaggaagtcgGAGAATGTGGAAGCTTTACTGGACATCAGAGGCTGGTGGATAGGGCTCTGATGTCGATTTCTAAA agAAATGCCGTTTCTACAGCACACTGCACGCAGCCAAACCACATTGTACACGAGCTGGCGGTGGAATGGAAAGCCCTGCATGCAAAGTCAGAAGGGAAGTGGAAGAGGTTACTAGAG GAACAAGCGAAGGAAATTAACATCATCTTCACAAGAAAAACCCCTAAAAACGTCAGAGGATAG
- the LOC106406036 gene encoding cytochrome c oxidase subunit 5b-1, mitochondrial-like isoform X1, whose protein sequence is MWRRIVSSHLKALVADVAAASPRRSIATTTARPVHFHRADSPASSSSSVAPRCFSSESVETIAKKKVEDVMPIATGHEKEELEAELEGRRLLDIDFPEGPFGTKEAPAIVNSYYDKRIVGCPGGEGEDEHDVVWFWLEKGKSFECPVCTQYFELEVVGPGGPPDGHGDEDDEHHHY, encoded by the exons ATGTGGAGAAGAATCGTATCCTCTCATCTCAAAGCCCTAGTCGCCGATGTCGCCGCTGCTTCTCCTCGTCGTTCAATAGCCACCACCACCGCGAGACCCGTTCACTTCCATCGCGCTGACAGTcccgcttcttcttcttcttccgtcgcCCCTCGCTGTTTCAGCTCCGAATCAG TAGAGACAATAGCGAAGAAGAAGGTGGAGGATGTTATGCCCATTGCAACTGGGCACGAGAAGGAGGAGCTTGAAGCTGAACTTGAG GGGAGGAGGCTGCTTGACATTGACTTCCCCGAAGGTCCTTTTGGAACTAAG GAAGCTCCTGCTATAGTAAATTCCTACTATGACAAGCGTATTGTGGGATGCCCTGGTGGTGAGGGCG AGGATGAACACGACGTTGTGTGGTTCTGGCTGGAGAAAGGAAAGTCTTTTGAATGCCCGGTTTGCACTCAGTACTTTGAG CTAGAAGTGGTTGGTCCAGGTGGACCTCCTGATGGTCACGGTGATGAAGACGATGAGCATCACCACTACTGA
- the LOC106406036 gene encoding cytochrome c oxidase subunit 5b-1, mitochondrial-like isoform X2 → MWRRIVSSHLKALVADVAAASPRRSIATTTARPVHFHRADSPASSSSSVAPRCFSSESETIAKKKVEDVMPIATGHEKEELEAELEGRRLLDIDFPEGPFGTKEAPAIVNSYYDKRIVGCPGGEGEDEHDVVWFWLEKGKSFECPVCTQYFELEVVGPGGPPDGHGDEDDEHHHY, encoded by the exons ATGTGGAGAAGAATCGTATCCTCTCATCTCAAAGCCCTAGTCGCCGATGTCGCCGCTGCTTCTCCTCGTCGTTCAATAGCCACCACCACCGCGAGACCCGTTCACTTCCATCGCGCTGACAGTcccgcttcttcttcttcttccgtcgcCCCTCGCTGTTTCAGCTCCGAATCAG AGACAATAGCGAAGAAGAAGGTGGAGGATGTTATGCCCATTGCAACTGGGCACGAGAAGGAGGAGCTTGAAGCTGAACTTGAG GGGAGGAGGCTGCTTGACATTGACTTCCCCGAAGGTCCTTTTGGAACTAAG GAAGCTCCTGCTATAGTAAATTCCTACTATGACAAGCGTATTGTGGGATGCCCTGGTGGTGAGGGCG AGGATGAACACGACGTTGTGTGGTTCTGGCTGGAGAAAGGAAAGTCTTTTGAATGCCCGGTTTGCACTCAGTACTTTGAG CTAGAAGTGGTTGGTCCAGGTGGACCTCCTGATGGTCACGGTGATGAAGACGATGAGCATCACCACTACTGA
- the LOC106406038 gene encoding cytochrome c oxidase subunit 5b-1, mitochondrial: MWRRIVSSGLKTLASDFAAASPRRSVATTAVRPLRFYLASNSLFPRHFSSESVETVGKKKVEDVMPIATGHEKEELEAELEGRRLLDIDFPEGPFGTKEAPAIVKSYYDKRIVGCPGGEGEDEHDVVWFWLEKGKSFECPVCTQYFELEVVGPGGPPDGHGDEDDEHHH; the protein is encoded by the exons ATGTGGAGAAGAATCGTTTCCTCTGGTCTCAAAACCCTAGCCTCCGATTTCGCCGCTGCTTCTCCTCGTCGATCCGTAGCCACCACCGCCGTGAGACCCTTGAGGTTCTATCTCGCATCCAATTCCCTTTTCCCTCGCCATTTCAGCTCCGAATCAG TGGAGACCgttgggaagaagaaggtgGAGGATGTTATGCCCATTGCAACCGGACATGAAAAGGAGGAGCTTGAAGCTGAACTTGAG GGGAGGAGGCTGCTTGACATTgacttccctgaaggtcctttTGGAACTAAG GAAGCTCCTGCTATCGTAAAGTCCTACTATGACAAGCGAATTGTGGGATGCCCTGGTGGTGAAGGCG AGGATGAACACGATGTTGTGTGGTTCTGGCTGGAGAAAGGAAAGTCTTTTGAATGCCCCGTTTGCACTCAGTACTTTGAG CTGGAAGTGGTTGGTCCAGGTGGACCTCCCGATGGTCACGGTGATGAAGACGATGAGCACCACCACTGA
- the LOC111198230 gene encoding cytochrome c oxidase subunit 5b-1, mitochondrial-like isoform X2, with the protein MRNLASSSSSSSVIPRCFSSESETIAKKKVEDVMPIAIGHEKEEIEAELEGRRLLDIDFPEGPFGTKEAPAIVKSYYDKRIVGCLGEDEHDVVWFWLEKGKSFQCPVCTQYFELEVVGPGGPPDGHGDEDDEHHH; encoded by the exons ATGCGTAAtctcgcttcttcttcttcttcttcttccgtcatccCTCGCTGTTTCAGCTCCGAATCAG AGACAATAGCGAAGAAGAAGGTGGAGGATGTTATGCCCATTGCAATTGGGCACGAAAAGGAGGAGATTGAAGCTGAACTTGAG GGGAGGAGGCTGCTTGACATTGACTTCCCCGAAGGTCCTTTTGGAACTAAG GAAGCTCCTGCTATAGTAAAGTCCTACTATGACAAGCGTATTGTGGGATGCCTTGGTG AGGATGAACACGACGTTGTGTGGTTCTGGCTGGAGAAAGGAAAGTCTTTTCAATGCCCGGTTTGCACACAGTACTTTGAG CTAGAAGTGGTTGGTCCAGGTGGTCCTCCTGATGGTCACGGTGATGAAGACGATGAGCATCACCACTGA